The sequence below is a genomic window from Acuticoccus sediminis.
TCCGGTTGGCCGGGACTGCGAGGCAGTACTCGAAAAAGGCGATGCCCCAGCTGACGAGGACGACGAGCCACAGCGCGCGCCCCTCGAAGCGCAGGTGCCCGTACCACGCGAACGTCATGAACACGTTGGAGCACAGCAGGAGGACGATAGGCGCGATCGCGGGCCAAAGGGGTCCACTCAGCCAGGACGACATCGACAGACTTCTCCGTAAGGGGTCGGCCGAACCTAGCGTGAGTCGGCGCCGGGGAAGGA
It includes:
- a CDS encoding DMT family protein, encoding MSSWLSGPLWPAIAPIVLLLCSNVFMTFAWYGHLRFEGRALWLVVLVSWGIAFFEYCLAVPANRIGHRVYSAAELKTIQEVITLIVFAVFSVTVLGERFTLNHGIGFVFIFIGVAFVFRGPF